The genome window TCAGCATGCGTTACTTTTTTGTTACCCAGAAAAATAAGGCCAAAGTAAGACAATGTTTTTGGACATAGTTTTTTGCGTAAAGCTTGATACACGTTATTTTTGATATTCCAGAGCAAAACGCTGAGTGAGTCTGGTGCTGGCTTGAGAACAATGATGTTATTTTCTTTGTTTAAAAAAACTGAAGAAAAAAAACCTTCTTTTGCTAAGTAGTCATCGTACGATGGGTTTCCTGTTGATGTTGTAGTTTTGGGTTGAGAAAAGGTAACATTTTCAACGGTAATATTTTCACCAACGTGAACGGGCACTCTTTGTTTGGTGTAGCAAATAATTGAAAAACTTGCGTTGCTTTGTTGGTTTGTTTTTTTATCACGTAGGTTGTTTGTCGCTACTTCTATTGTGTGAAATTCTGTTCTGCTCGGTGCGAATTCAATATTGGTGACGTGCCCCGTGATATCAAAGGTTTTGCTACACAGTTTTGTTTGCAGTTGTTTACGATTATTTTTTTGCAGTTGGTACAGTGTTGCTCCACTGCCAAAAAAAAGCCAGCAGAGCAAAATCAGCTGTGTAGTGTGTGTAGTTTTATAAAAGTGTATGCACAACAGTGCTGTAAGTGCTAGCAATGGTATAGTGAGCAAGGTAGGGAGTGTATGATGCGTAGCTTGCCAAAAAATGCCGCAAGCTAAGTGAGCAAGGAGCAGGAAAAGGGCATAGGGTACGGTTTCAGTTTTTAGTTGTAACATGAGTGATCGTTGTTTTTAAAACATCAATTTTTTGTCCATTATCAAGCTCAAGAATAACGATTTGTTGGTCTAAAAAAATAATAGTGCCGGCTAAATTGTTTTTTGTTGTTGCTCTATTGCCCACACATAATCTTTTTTTTAATTCATTAAAATGTTGTCGTTGTATTTTTTGTGGTCGTATGATCAAAAAATAATGTGTTGTTGCAAGCAGGATCAACGGCAAGCTAATCTGAGCAAGTTTTATAAGCTCGTAACAATGGAGTGTTAGAAAGTGGTACATGTTGCGTTAGCCTATGCAACGTGATTGTGGTGGTGGTGTTTAGCAAAAAAGCCTAACGGTATCACTGTGTTTGGCAAGCAAGCACCCGAAATGGCAAAAAAGGCAAAAAAAGTGAGAGCAAATGAAGATAAAAAAAATACAGGCAGCACAGATTCTTGATTCGCGTGGTACCCCTACCGTTGAGTGTAGGATTAACTTAGCAGATGGGGTTTCTGTTGTTGCCAGCGTTCCGTCAGGATCATCAGTTGGTAAATTTGAAGCGGTGGAGTTGCGTGATAACGACCCAAGCAGGTTTTCGGGTAAGGGTGTGTTGCGAGCGGTTGACAATATCAATACAAAAATAGCCCCACTTTTTGTTGGACATGAGCCTGATATTCAATCTATGGACAGACAAATGATTGAGCTTGATGGCAGTGTGAATAAAGCGAAGCTTGGTGCAAATGCGGTGCTTGCTGTTAGTATTGCGCTTGTACGAGCACAGGCGCATGTGCAGGGACTGCATGTGTTTGAGCTGTTGAACACAGTTTTTGGCCTAGGCAAGTTAGCAATACCGCAGTGTATGTTCAATATCATTAATGGGGGCAAGCATGCGGACAGTGATTTGCTGTTTCAAGAATTTATGGTAATGCCGGAGTGGGGTTTGAGTGTTACGGATATGCTTGAGCAGGCAGTAGCTATTTATCGTGCATTGGAAGGAGTATTGGAGCAAAATGATTACCGGACAACAGTTGGTGATGAAGGTGGTTTTGCTCCCTGTTTTGATAAAAATAGTTTAGGCAATGAGCGTAAGGCAATTAACTTTTTATTATTGGCTATACAGCAGGCTGGGCTTGAAGATGAAGACGTAAGAATTTGTGTTGATGTTGCGGCTGCACATTTTTACAATAAAGAAGAAAAGAAATATGAGGTATACGGGCAGAAACATGATGCTGAGCAAATGCTTGAACTGTATAAGCAACTGGAGCAGGACTATCCGGTAGCATCAATAGAAGATGCGTTAGATGAAGACGATTGGCAAGGGTGGCGGCAATTAACGGACTCTCTTGGACGGTATGTGCAGCTAGTGGGTGATGATTTATTTGTGACCAATGTTGAGCGTATCAAAAAGGGGGTTGCGTATGGAGCGGCTAATGCCGTGCTTATCAAGCCAAATCAAATTGGAACAGTTTCTGAGACAGTTGCCGCTATTGCATGCGCTCATCAAGCTGGTTACAACGTAGTGATATCGCACCGGTCGGGGGAGACGTGTGATAGTTTTATTGCAGATCTTGCTGTTGGTACAGGTGCACAACAACTGAAGGCGGGAGCGCCCATTCGCTCTGAGCGCGTAGAAAAATATAATCGTTTGTTAGAAATTGAACGGTTATTGTCTGAGGACAAATCTTGATTGAGTATAGTAAGTTTTGTATGCTTGCAATCCTGTTACAACTGAAAAAATTATTTTTTTAAGGAGTAGATTATATGAAAAAGTATTTAGTCTTTTGTTTGTTGAGTGTTTTATTGTCCTTGAGAGTGTTGGTGTGCGCTGAGCCTAAACAAGGCCAAGAGGTTAATAATGTGTATAAGGGTGGTACTGCTCTGCACTTAGCAGCTGGTGGTGATGATATTCGAGTTCTGTTTACATTGCTCAACGATCAAGAGATTGATAAAAATGCAGTGACTGATGATTTTCGCTGGACGGCGGTGCACGTTGCGGCGTCTAAGAATAAACCTGAAAATATTAAAGAGTTGCTAAGCTATCAATGGTTTGCGAAAGGCAAGGGTAGCGGTGTTACTCAAAAATTTAGATTTGATCCTAATGCTGTTGATTGCAGAGGGAATACGCCTCTACATATTGCTGCACAATTAGGGCACTTTGAAGCATATCAAGCATTGGTGGAACAGGGTGCTAAACAAGACATCAAAAACAATGCCCAAAAGCTTCCGATTGATCTTGCTCAAGACAGAGTTAATGCAGATAAAGCAAATGTTGAGGGATGGGCTAAAAATCAAGATTTTGAATTTTTTGTTAAGCGCTATCAAGGTTGTTTAGTTATTGTTGCAACGTACGGGAAAGAGCTGTAGTAGCTAGCTACTTTTGCTTTATGTGAAAGGGAGAAAATATGCAGAAGAGAGTAGTAAAATTACTGGTTTTTTTGGTGTTTTGTTGCTTGAGTATATTGTGTTTAGAGGCACAGGAAAAAAAGGGATTGGTCAGAGTAAGTTCTAAGGAGAGGATGGGGGTTGCTGAAACAAAAGTTGCACCAATAACGGAATCACTGAGCGGCGAGTTTAACTATCCATCAGGTGAGACACCAAACCTGATAGCAAGTTTTGCTAATGGTCAAGATGCTCGTGGTGATGGAAAAAACTTCAATGACGGAGACATGTTTGAAGTTAAGGGCGAAACAGATAAATACCTTGTACTGGTAAACATGCATGGTGATGCTGAGCTCAATACTGAAAATAAATTCGCGCCTGGCAAGCGGACGCTTAACTGGC of Campylobacterota bacterium contains these proteins:
- a CDS encoding ComEC/Rec2 family competence protein, which produces MLQLKTETVPYALFLLLAHLACGIFWQATHHTLPTLLTIPLLALTALLCIHFYKTTHTTQLILLCWLFFGSGATLYQLQKNNRKQLQTKLCSKTFDITGHVTNIEFAPSRTEFHTIEVATNNLRDKKTNQQSNASFSIICYTKQRVPVHVGENITVENVTFSQPKTTTSTGNPSYDDYLAKEGFFSSVFLNKENNIIVLKPAPDSLSVLLWNIKNNVYQALRKKLCPKTLSYFGLIFLGNKKVTHADLLRQYFNYWGLSHFLARSGLHILLFVLLWQWILSFIPVHIHYKRIFLITLCSVYHVLSWASVSMLRSLYVFLLLCFGNIFSQHTNFLHLLSLTCMLMLLFNPLQLFFLDFQLTFSLTFALALFMQTKY
- the yajC gene encoding preprotein translocase subunit YajC, translating into MYHFLTLHCYELIKLAQISLPLILLATTHYFLIIRPQKIQRQHFNELKKRLCVGNRATTKNNLAGTIIFLDQQIVILELDNGQKIDVLKTTITHVTTKN
- the eno gene encoding phosphopyruvate hydratase codes for the protein MKIKKIQAAQILDSRGTPTVECRINLADGVSVVASVPSGSSVGKFEAVELRDNDPSRFSGKGVLRAVDNINTKIAPLFVGHEPDIQSMDRQMIELDGSVNKAKLGANAVLAVSIALVRAQAHVQGLHVFELLNTVFGLGKLAIPQCMFNIINGGKHADSDLLFQEFMVMPEWGLSVTDMLEQAVAIYRALEGVLEQNDYRTTVGDEGGFAPCFDKNSLGNERKAINFLLLAIQQAGLEDEDVRICVDVAAAHFYNKEEKKYEVYGQKHDAEQMLELYKQLEQDYPVASIEDALDEDDWQGWRQLTDSLGRYVQLVGDDLFVTNVERIKKGVAYGAANAVLIKPNQIGTVSETVAAIACAHQAGYNVVISHRSGETCDSFIADLAVGTGAQQLKAGAPIRSERVEKYNRLLEIERLLSEDKS
- a CDS encoding ankyrin repeat domain-containing protein codes for the protein MKKYLVFCLLSVLLSLRVLVCAEPKQGQEVNNVYKGGTALHLAAGGDDIRVLFTLLNDQEIDKNAVTDDFRWTAVHVAASKNKPENIKELLSYQWFAKGKGSGVTQKFRFDPNAVDCRGNTPLHIAAQLGHFEAYQALVEQGAKQDIKNNAQKLPIDLAQDRVNADKANVEGWAKNQDFEFFVKRYQGCLVIVATYGKEL